From Neorhodopirellula lusitana, a single genomic window includes:
- a CDS encoding NAD(P)-binding domain-containing protein, with translation MTSNSRHLDTIVIGGGPIGIETAIELQQRGLNVSVIEGGSIGNTISWWAPQTRWFSSNDRIAIAGVPLSTIDQSKASREEYLNYLRSVVDQFQVQIQTYQRVVQIEPVDAPGSPGRWRVGTVGNHPGTNNASGAASGDPTTQNAEVVSKQPLVRWTTANSIVLATGGTDVPNQLNVPGESLPHVDGYLREVHRYHGRHVLIVGGRNSAVEAAIRLYRGGAHVSLCYHRSSLPEDGIKYWLRPEMEGLIRSGSIQVFFDSRVVQIGEDSVSLVTQRPGEEDTKTEVAVDDVLTLIGYRQDQTLFEQLEILSKDEAPKPLYNETTMETPRAGIYVAGTAIGGTQSSRYQVFLENCHQHVAKIADHIAGSGAERNQSKQQPPKTASKHLDYRIQLQPES, from the coding sequence ATGACTTCCAATAGCCGGCACCTCGACACCATCGTGATTGGCGGCGGGCCGATCGGTATCGAAACTGCAATTGAACTGCAGCAACGTGGACTGAACGTTTCAGTCATCGAGGGAGGATCAATCGGCAACACCATTTCTTGGTGGGCTCCGCAAACCCGATGGTTCAGCAGCAATGATCGAATCGCGATCGCTGGTGTGCCTCTTAGTACGATTGATCAGTCCAAGGCTAGCCGCGAAGAGTACTTGAACTACTTGCGATCCGTCGTGGATCAGTTCCAAGTGCAGATCCAGACTTACCAGCGCGTCGTGCAGATTGAACCGGTCGACGCACCAGGATCGCCGGGGCGTTGGCGAGTTGGAACAGTTGGTAACCATCCAGGTACGAACAATGCGAGCGGGGCAGCCTCTGGAGACCCGACTACGCAGAATGCTGAAGTCGTCTCAAAACAGCCGTTGGTGCGATGGACCACGGCGAACTCAATCGTCTTGGCGACCGGTGGTACCGATGTCCCCAATCAACTGAATGTTCCCGGTGAATCCCTGCCTCACGTCGATGGCTATTTGCGTGAGGTGCATCGTTACCACGGTCGCCACGTGCTAATCGTAGGCGGACGCAATAGCGCCGTGGAGGCCGCAATTCGCCTGTACCGCGGCGGTGCCCATGTCAGCCTGTGCTACCACCGAAGCAGCCTGCCAGAAGATGGGATCAAGTACTGGCTGCGGCCCGAGATGGAAGGGCTCATTCGCAGTGGTTCGATCCAAGTCTTCTTTGACTCACGCGTCGTGCAGATCGGCGAGGACTCAGTATCCTTGGTCACCCAGCGTCCGGGTGAAGAGGACACGAAGACCGAGGTCGCTGTCGACGATGTCCTGACTTTGATCGGCTACCGCCAGGACCAGACGCTGTTTGAGCAACTGGAAATTCTTTCAAAGGACGAAGCTCCGAAGCCCCTGTACAATGAAACCACCATGGAAACTCCGCGCGCGGGGATCTACGTGGCTGGCACCGCGATCGGCGGTACCCAGAGCAGTCGATATCAGGTCTTCCTTGAGAACTGCCATCAACATGTGGCGAAGATCGCCGACCATATCGCTGGCTCTGGAGCGGAACGCAATCAG